The segment TGCTCCGCGACGCGCGGCTGCACACGGTCTGTGAGAGCGCTCGCTGCCCTAATCTCGGCGAATGCTGGTCGCACAGCACCGCTACGTTTATGATTCTGGGCGACATCTGTACCAGAAACTGCGGCTTCTGCGCCATCAAAGTTGGGCGGCCGCTGGAGCTGGATGCGGACGAACCGCGTCGTGTTGCAGAGACGGCGAGGACGATGGGTTTGCGGCACGTCGTGGTCACCAGCGTGGCGCGTGATGAGTTGCCGGATGAAGGGTCATCGCAGTTTGCGGAGACGATCACGGCACTGCGCAGCGAGATCCCGGGCGTCATCGTTGAGGTGCTCACGCCCGACTTCAAGGGGAAGCGCTGGTGCATTCGGCGCGTTGTGGACGCCCACCCCGATATCTATAACCACAACATCGAAACGGTGGAAAGGCTTTCACCAACGGTACGCCCGCAGGCAAAGTACCGGCGCACTTTGGACGTGTTGAGCGCGGTCCGAAACATGGACCCCACGATCTACACAAAGTCTGGCATTATGCTCGGGTTGGGAGAAACTCACGACGAAGTGGTCCAGACGCTCCGCGATTTGCGGCAGGTCGGCGTCAGCGCGGTTACCATTGGGCAGTACCTGCGGCCCACAGTAGCAGGTCACCTACCCGTGGCGGCATGGATTACGCCGGCAGAGTTCAAGGAATACGAGCGAATCGGCGAGGAGTTGGGCTTTCTGTTTGTGGCGTCCGGACCATTTGTGCGATCTTCATATAACGCGAAGGCATTCTCGGAAAAACTGCTTGCTGACCGGCTCGCGCGTGTTGGCGAGCCCGAGGCGGCCTAGGCTCCGTGTGATGGCTTGCGCAACATCATGATTGCCCGGACGGGCGTCCGACTGCACGGAAGGCGCACCGCGCCGCCTCCGCGTAATCTCGCCCGCTTACGCCTCGTCGCTACGCTGCTTTCCATGGTGTTGGGTCCCGGTCTCGTCGGCCTGGCCGGGCTCGCGGCACTTTCTCACGCGGTGAGGTATGTAGCCAATCCGACACGCCTGGCGAACCTCGCGTCGCGGGAGGCAAGCGTTCAACTTGGCCGATCCGTACGCATCGGCCGCATCGACGTCAGCTTCAACCCCGGGCACTGGCGGCAGCCGGGTCACGCCGCGGTTACCGGGCTGAGCATCGCCTCGGGTCCCGGTTTTCCGGCGCTTCCTCTTGTGGGCGCCGGCCGTATCGATTTCGACTTCTCAGTGCCACAACTGCTAGCATCCGACCTGAATACTCCGTGGCTCCAGCAGGTGACGATCACCAGACCTCGCGTAGTTGCCATCCGCAACCCGTCCGGCGTCTGGAACTTCTCCGGACTGTTCAAAAAGCAAGCCGCGCAGGGCCGTCCGGTCGCCGCCCGCGTATTGATCGTGGATGGAGCGGTTGTATATCGCGACGACCGCTGCCCAGACAACCAGACCGGCGTGCCGGCTCCGTTCAATGTAGCGGCTCCTCATGTGAATGGCGTTGTCGATCTGCGTCCCGGATCCGGTGCCTGGTTTGCCGCCGATATCGGGCCGGTTAAGGGAGTTTGCGAGTCGCTGCATGCCACCGGTATTGCGGCTCCGTCTGCGCACCTGATCACTGCGTCGCTGGTCGCCACAGCCGTGCCCGCCAGCCCCGAAACCCGAAGGTTCATGAAGCCATCCGTGTTCGACATACGGCAAGGCACCGCCGATATCGACGCTAACGTTGCGGTGAACACGCAGCAGGTCAGCCGGAACGGACGGTTCACTCCCGCGATATCGGTCTCGGCGCACGCCACACCCAAAGACATAACATTGACCGCTGCCGGCATCGCCGCGCCGTTCACGCACGTCAGCGGCACAGTGACCTTCGTGAATTCGCTCCTGTCCGGCGTACTGGCCGGCTCGGTTGCCGGTGCGGTTGTGCACTTGCACGGCAGTTATTTGCCGACCGGCGGTGCTTTTTTCCATCAGGGCAGTCGGAATGGCGCGCCGGCGCAACTGGCGCTTGCCGGCACGCTCGATGGCTTCCACCTGGCCCGCATCGCCGGCGCCATTCGAACTGCGCCGTTTTACCGCAAGGTTTCGCCGGTGGTGCGCCAGTGGCTGGGCGATTCGCACGCCGCCGGCTCGGTGCAGTGGCGTCTTCAGGGACCCGTTACAAACCTCACACTGGCCGCCGACAGCAACCTGCAGGTTGTTCACGTGCGGAAGTGGAACGCGAAGTCGGTCAAGTTGGCGCTGGCCCTGCAGGGCGGAGAGCTTGCAGCCGACATGCATGGCCAGTATGCGGGTGGTCCGGCCGCGGTGCGGCTGCGCGTGGAAACACGCTCGCCGGGGCGGTTCACGATGGAAGCGCATGGCTCCAGCCTTAGCCTCGGCGCACTTGGGATTCCTGTTTCCGGCTCGCTCTCCGGCGTCGGAGACATCGATGCGGCAATGACGGGGCAATCCGGACGCACGCCGTCCATAGTGGCGCGCGCGCATGCAGCCGCCGTCCATTACAACGGAATTGCGCTGCGGAGCCTGTTTGCCAGAGCCACGTCCAACGGGCGTGTTATTGCAATACAGCGACTGCGAGCCGACGATCCTAAGGGCGTGGTGATTGCTGCAGGGACTGTGGATCTTAAGCGCAAGCTGCTGGACCTCACAGTCAACTCCGATGAACTCAATCTGGCAGCGGTAAGCCACCTCGCCGTTGCGCAACCCGTTTCCCTGAAGCACGAGACCTTTGCTCCGCCAATCAGCGGATTCGCCTACCTACGGAGCCGCATCGATGGGCCGTTCCAAAACCTCCAGGCGACGGGCAAGGTGGTTGCCTTTGGTGTGCAAACACGGGCGACGCATATCAACATCGATCGCGTCGCTACTGCCTTCAACGTAACACGCCGTGCGATCACACTCACCGGAGGTGATGCTGAGCGTTATCCGGGCGACCTTGTGTTCAGCGCTGTCGTCACCAACCCGTTCGCCGCTACGGCATCCCTGGACGCCAGCGCAAACGCGCGGGGCTTTGACGTAGGCGAGTTGCTTCGTACGGCCGGTATTGCCATGCCGGCAGACGTACAACTTGCGGGAGAAGCGGATGCGAGCGGCATCCATGTGCTGGGCCCAATAAATCACCTTCGATTGGCTGCGCCCGCCGAGCTCACCGTGCGCGATGCCCGGCTCAACGATCTTCCGCTCGACATAGCCACGGCCGGCATTATGTACCAGGATGGTGCGTGGAGTTGGGACGGGCTGCTCAAGCTCGCCTCAGGGTCGATTCGACTTCATGGCGGACTGTCGAACGAGCAACAGTTGAGCACAGCAATTGCCGTCACCGATATCAACCTCGATTCTCTTGCCAACGCGCTGCCTGCGAACAACCGTCCAGCACTTTCCGGCATTCTGAGTGCGCAGTTGGCGGTGCGTGACCAGATAAGCCATCCGGTTAGTGCATCGGGCAGCGTTGCGGCTGCCGGGCTCGCCGTAAATGGAATCGCCATCGGCGACCTCTCTCTGGCCGGCAGCTGGGATGGTGCAAACGTTACCATGGCATCAGCTGCACTTACCGATCCGTCGGATTCCACCAGCCGGATTACGGCGACGAATGTCGCCTGGAATACCGCGACCGGAAGCTTGTCGGCGGCCAAACCGGTGATCATATCGCACACGCCGGTATCACGTATCCGCAAAGCGCTGGCAGCGTCGGCATTTGGCGCAACATCCACCGGGAAACGGGTGGTTTCGCTCCTGAATGAGGTTACAGGAAGCATCAACGGGCAGGTGGCCGTTTCGGGCAGCATTACCAATCCAGTGGCCAATGTGCGCTGGAATGTTGCCAACTTGCTTGCGTTTGGTCAGCCGTTCGCAGCCGCCACCGGCAGCGCCGAGATCACCCGCACGGCGTTTCTCAGCCCTTCGCCGGGCGATCCGACTGACCTTATACGGTTTGCCGGGCCCGTTTCGGGTACCACCGCGCCGGAACTCCTTCAGGCGAAGAGTGTGGCTGTGGAGTTCGGTGGCAGCTTGAATGCCGATATTGACGCATACCACGTTGACCTCGGCGCCCTTCAGGCCGCTACCAACCCGCTGCCTTCTTCACTGCGCATTCGTGGAACTGCCGATCTTGTCGGCATAAGCGCCAGTGGCACAACGAAATCGCCGGTGCTCGATATTTCAGCCGCGCTTTCACACCTTGCAATGGTTACACCAAGCTCTGGACGCACCTGGCAGTTGGATAACGCCGACATCGGGCATATCCACGTTGCCGATGGCGGCATCGTGGCGGACGACATCACCCTCTCTAAACTCGGCACCGAACAGCCGACGCCCGCGCACTACGTCCTCCGCCTTCGCGGCTCCGTGGGTTTCAACTGGCAGGCTCCGTGGGTAGCGCCGGACGCACCACTAAAGATCACTGCCGACTTCCCGCAGCAGAGCCTTCAGATCCTTCAGGCATTTGGTATCACCGGATTGCACGACACGACCGGTACCGCGGAAGCTCACGCCCAGTTAGCCGGTACGCGGGCTCAGCCTGAGCTGACCGGCGAGATGGACATTCACTCTCCAAACTTCCGCATCGGGCCGCTCGCAACGGGCTTGAAGAATCTAAACGGTGTGGTATCGTTCGAGCAGGATCACATCCAGGTGGTAACATCGGCGGATACGCAGGTGATCTGGCGGGGTAAACCCGTGCCTTCGGCGCAACCCTCACACCTCACCCTTACCGGCTCCCTGCCGTTGGGCTTCACCAAGGAGGCGCATCCGGTATCTGGGCTACAGCTTCGCGCCACCAATCTGTTCTTCGATGAGCCGGTACTACCCGGATTGAACAGCGGAGCCGCCAAGGGGTTGGCTCAGATTGCGCTCGACGTGACAGGATCAGCGCGTAAGCCGGTGATCAGCGGCAGCATTTCGGTGCACGACGGGCAGATCGTGCTGCCCTCCGACTTTGGATCTTTGAGTTCCGCCGCGACGTTGTTACCCGCAATACCTGCGTTTCGTGATGTAACGCTGAACGTGGGTAACAATGTCAGCATGTCGGGCATGGCGCTGGCTGCTAAGGTTACCGGCGCGCTGATGTTGGTTGGCACGCCGAGGGATCCCCGCGTAAACGGCCGGCTGCGGATCACATCGGGCAAGTTTACGCTGCCGACGGCACGGTTCACGGTGGACCCGCCGGGCCTGGTGGACATTACCTATCCCGTGTACGCATCGGCAGATCCGCAGGATAAGCAACTCGGAATCAACGTCAATCTCACTGCCGATACCTTCATCACAGCTTCTTCTATCAGTGGCGTCAACAAGAGGTACCACGTGTTCGTTACCGCCAAGGGGCCGCTGACGGGCGAGGCGTCCAACCGTCTGACCGGCGCACCGCTGATGCAGTTGGCGCTTCGAACCGATCCACCAGACCTGGCGATCGGCCAGGCGAACCTTGCATCCAAACTGGCCGGCGTGTTTACTGGTATCAACTCGCTCAACAGTCTCTCGCGTGCGCCTGGCGATGCGCTGGCCGCAGAGGTGCTTAACGTATTTCAGGGATCGGTGCTGCCGAGCCTGTTCGACAAGCCGGCCAAGCAACTTGGTTTTCAACAGCTCGAACTCAATTACGATCCGATCGAGCAACTCAGCTTTACGGCCAGCCGACGGCTGTTCGGGCCATTTTATGCGAACTACATGCGCAGTCTTACGGCTACGCGCAACTACTACGATCTCAAGGTCAGTATGAAGTTGAGAAACGATCTGCAACTGTCGTGGGAGACGGACGACCAACGTACCGACAAACTGCTGGTAGAAGGAATCTGGAAGTTCTGAAACTGCAGTGGAAGAGTTCTCACCGGGGTGGTGGCTGCCGGTATAGCGTAACAAACCCGGCGACCGAGCGTCGAAATCAGCAACAAGACCGGCCCGGCGCTGTGGAAGGCGGAAAGCCGCAAACGGATTATCGTGCAGTTGCGCGAACTGGTGCGTCCGGGGTAAGGTGTAACCATGGCGGATGGCGTTCGATCGGTACCGGTGCATACCACGCTGGCAGGCGCTTTGGCGCAGGCCGTAGCGGCGCGTCGAAGTGCCGAGACGGCAGCGCGCGCGGCCGGCATCGATGTGGATGCCGGTCTACAATTTGATGAACTGGTCAGCAAATATGAACGCCGTATATTCAACATCATCTTCAGGATGGTGGGTGACTACGAAGACGCATGTGACCTGACGCAGGATACGTTCATAAGCGCCTACCGGCACTATGACAGGTTCCGTGGTGAGGCCAGGGTGTTTACCTGGCTTTACCAAATAGCCCGCAATCTCTGTATCAATCGCCTGCGCCAGCGTGACCGGCACCGACTGATGCGAATCGAATCGCTGGACCAACCCGCACAGGCCGATTCATCCGGAGAAGTCACGCGTGACGTTCCCGACAGCCGACAGGCGCCGCATACCGTGCTCGCGCGCAAGGAACTCAATGCGCAGATTATGGCGGCCATCGACACGCTTCCGCCCGAGTACCGCGAGGTCATCGTACTCCGCGAATTCCAGGATATGACCTACGCCGACATCGTGGAGGCAACCGGCCTTACGCTCGAAAACGTCAAAACCCGCATTTCACGCGCCCGTGCAATGCTCCGACGCGAGCTGACTTCCTACTACCGCAGTTAGCCGCTTCCAGGGGCGCAGAGCCCGGCTGCTCCCGAACTGCTCAGACTCTTATTGATTAGGCGCGCGGAAGCGCGCCACGGGAGATACCGACCGCATGAACTGGTTCAGCAAACGGAGCGCAGCCGCTTCCTCCACGGTTGTTCTGCCGGTAGCCGCGCTGCTGCTGTCGGTCGGCGCGGCCGCAACCGCTTCGCCAACACATCCAGTCTCGCACAAGCATTCGCCCGGCGCCAAACCCACGGCGGCGCCGCTGGGCCCCGCATGGTCTTGGAAGCAGTTCAGCAAAGCGACGCAGCCGGCTCCGCAAGGGGCGTTGGTACAAAACCCTGCCAAGCCACCGAGCCCGGCGAAACCCGATACCCCACCACCGGCGGCGCCACAAACATCGCTTCCGACCGTGCCGCAAGCCGGCGCGACGCCCAAAATCGGCGAAATCGACGTAACCGGTAACAAAACACTCTCCAGTGCATTCATCATCGCTGCCAGCGGACATAAGGTCGGCGATCCGTGCACCGATGAGACGCTGAGCGAGATGCAGACCAACATCTACCGTACCGGCTTCTTTGGTTTCCACAGCGCCGATCCGGCCGATGCAGTCAAAGTGTCGTCACAGGAGAACAACCCCCCGAACGGTTTCTGCAAGGTCCTCATTGAAGTGGATGAGAACCCGACCATAAAGGCGGTGAACATCACCGGTTCCGGACCGATCAAGCCGGAGGAAGTCCGGTCCCTACTGCACATTGACCTCACTCACGGAGCGGTTTATAGTGAGGATCAACTCGGCCGCGACCTGCAGGATATACAGGACCTCTATAACAAGCGCGGATACCTGATGGCGCCGGCGCAGGATACCGGGCCAGACCCCAAAAACCCCAGTATCCTCAATGTATCCCTCGTCGTTGCTCGCGTTGCGGAAATCAAGATCACAGGCAACCACAAGACGCGCAGCAGAGTGATCACGCGCGAGATGCACACGAAGCAGGGCGACTACTTCAATCAGTTCACGTTGGACCGCGACCATGCGCGGCTGCTGAACCTCGACCTTTTTGACGACGTCATTCCGGCGGTGCGCAACCTCGGGCCGGGTCGCGTGGGCGTGGCGTTAAGCGTTCACGAGAAGCGGACCGGTACCGTGAACGTCGGCGTTGGTTACAGCAGCAGATCGCAGCTCATCGGCTTTGCAGAACTGGCTGAAAACAACTTCCGGGGTCTGGGTGAGGCCGTCAGTCTACGTTGGGATACCGGCGGCATTTCCAACAAGAGCAGTGTGGAGCTTGGCTTCACCGAACCGTGGATCGATAAGCGGCACACTTCACTAAACGTTCAGGTTTACGATCGTACGGTGTACCGATTTGCCAACACGATCCAGAACGCGCTGCCTGCGCCAAGCGGCTCTCTTTCAACCTCCGACCACTACAACGAGCAGCGACTGGGCAGCACCATAACCGTAAGTCGTCCCTTCCATTCCGACTATCGCGCCGCCGTTACGGTGCGCGGCGAAAACGTGCGCACCGACGCGCTCAGTCTCTCGCCGATCAACGCCGACATCGTCCAGAACGGGCCTATCTACTCGTTGGCGGGTTCCATAATCCACAACACGCGTGACCTGGATCTGGATCCGGTAGAGGGTGAGTACCAGACTGCGAGCCTGGAGTTTGGACATGCGCGTCTCTCTCCAGTGAACCCCATCATCACAAACGGTGTTTTCGGTGACGTCAACTTTGTGAAACTCAGTCTGGATCAGCGCGAATACTTCAGCCTGACCGGGCCGCGCCCAGCAAACAAGCCCGAGGAGGATAAGTCGGCCATCGCCGTGCGGATGCTGGCCGGCACGGCCGCCGGCAAGCTGCCGTTTTTTGAGCAGTACTTTCTCGGCGGCGCCGACAGCTTGCGCGGCTACCGTGAGGACCGGTTCTGGGGCACCAACATGGTGCTGGGCTCGGTGGAGTTTCGACAGCCAATCGCCCGGCGCCTAAAGGGCGTGCTCTTTTTTGACGTTGGTGATGCCTGGGGTGGCCAGTATGCCAACGTAAATCTCTCGGGGTTCGCGCAGGGCCAGTTCAAGCTGCATCCGGCAATTGGCTTTGGCGTCCGCGTCGGCACCCCGTTAGGTCCGGTTCGCCTCGATTTCGGATTCGGCGATGAAGGCGGACGCACCCATTTCAGCATTGGAAATGTGTTCTGACAGGCGGCTATCTCGCGAGCAACCCGCCGGTATCGCCTGTGAAATTGCGCGACTACGCACGCCGAGCCTCGCGCGTAGTCGGCGTCGGGTCGGTCTGCTATAATACGCATGCATCGGCCGTGAAAGGAACCTCCGTATGACTAGTCCCAGGCTGTCGCTGAATGCCATCGTGCTTGCGGCCATCGTAATGTGCATCGTGATGTCGATGGTTGGCGCCCGCAGCGAGCAGGCCAAGACGACAACCGGCCTGAAGATCGCACGTGTGGATGTCAGCGCCGTTATGTCGCAGTACAAATTCGCGGTTACTGGAACAGCGGCGATTCAGAAGAAGTACGACGTGGAAGTCGCCACGTTACGTGCCTGGGGCCAAAACAATCTGCTCGCTGCAGGCGATCAGGACGCTCTGGCCCAGTTGGTGGCTGCCGATCAAAGTGCGGCCGGCGCCTCTGCCGATCAGAAGGCGCAGGAGCAGAGGCTGTTGACAAAAAGTAAGGGGCTCATTAACGAGTATACAGCCCTGCAGTCCAAACAGGCCGGCAATCTCACGCAGCAGGATAAGGATCGCATGACCGAGCTGATGCGGCGTGCCAGCGATACCGAAACCCGCGTCAACCAGAGCAAGACGAACGACGAGGACGAGCTTCAGACGGAACTCAATACGCTGCGGACCAAAGCCGTACAAGATGTTACCGATGCAATTAGCAAGGTGGCTAAGGACAAAGGTTACAACCTGGTGCTCAGCAGCGAAGTGGCGTACTATACCGATACCGACCTGACGGACACGGTCGTCGCCTCACTCAACAAATAGCACGGCGCAAAAATGCCCACCGGCTGTTTAGCCAATTGGCCGCTTGTCCCGCGTAGGGCACGGTACGCACTCGCGTACCCACTACTGGTCGCACTCATCCTGGCCGGCTGCGCCCGCCAGGCCACACCGCCAGCGCAACCGGTTGCCGTGAACATAAACGTACTTCTCAGGGCGTACCCGCAGCCGGCCGCGCAGCCGGAGTCGCCAGTCAGTGCGTCACCCGTAACGCTGGCTGCGCCGGCAGCCTTGCCCCGGATTGCTCCATCCACTCTCCCCATCGCCAGGAGCCTGGAGGATGCACGCGAGGCTCGAATCCTGCAGCAGCGGCGCCAGTTTCTGACGGCGCTCGTTGCATCGCTTCAACGCAGCAACGCCGTTACCGTTGCTGCCGCACAAAGAGCTGAGCAGAAGCGGCTTACCGGGCTGCTCGCCGCTGCCACCGAGACAGCGGTAAACACCGTGCGCCGCCGTCGGCGGAGCGAGGCTAGCCGTTTTGACGACCAGATCCGCAGCCTCCGGTTCCGAAACACGGTGCTGGCCTTTCAGGCTCGCGTCTTCTCAGGGAGAGATCGGCTCGATACTTTGGCGCAGAAGCAGGTGGTTCAAACCCGGCTAGACAGTCTCGTTGCACAACAGACAGCTATCCTCACGCGCGATACTGCGCCGGCGGTTGAAGCGATCGTGGCGCCGTATCGCAAGCAGATTTTCGCTGAATCTGCCGCGCGCGCACAGGCTCTCGCATCGCGCCTTGCACAGCAGACTACCGACAGAGAAGCGCGCGAGGCGGCGCGAATGGCCGGCGCTGAGCAGGCGCTGAGTTCCATCGATACGGGTATCGCCCGGGTAGCGCCGCTGACGGCTGCAGAGATCACGCCACTTAAGGCGTTTTGGCCGCAAACGCAGTTTCACACACTCCAACCGGCTTCGCTGGCGGCCAGCGCGCGCGGCCAACAGCGGCGCGTCGCCTTGCTATTTGCGGCCGCCACGTACGCCGATGCTGTGAGCTTTGCGCGGCAATATGCTGCCATTCGGGGTTGGAGGCTCGTTCCGTTCGGTACCCGCGGAGCCCACGACATTACGCGTGAAGTGACCACTGCCCTCCGCGCAAGTCTCCGCACCGCTGGAGTCCAGTCACTGTGAACGAAATCGGAGCAAATCGGCGCAATCTGGACTGGACCGCGCAGGACGTGGCCCAATGGCTGGGTGTTCCCTTGGACGGGCTCGGTTCTATGGCCATTTCCGGCATGGCGGATATACCCGTCGCCGAGCCAACCGATCTGGTTTTCGCCGATGACGCTGCCCATTGTGAGCTTGCTGCCGAACGTGGATGCGGAGCTATACTGACCACGCCACAATCGTGGGCTGCTGCGCAGAAGCGGCCGCCGGCCGGTATCCTGGTCTCAAACGTCCGGGCTTCGTGGGTGGACCTCCTGGAAAGGCTTGAGGCCGATGCCCCGTTTCCCGCTGGTATCCATCCAGCCGCAGTCATCGATCCCGAAGCCCAGCTGGCAGATGATGTCTCGATCGGAGCTTTTGTAACAGTGGCGGCCGGTGCCGTACTGCACGACGGCGTGCGCGTGGATGACGGCGCTCGAGTTGGCGCCGGCTGTACGATCGGCGCCGGCACTCGCATCTTTGCAAACGCCGTCCTCTACCCAAATGTGCGCGTTGGACGCCGGTGCCGCCTGCACGCGTGCTGCGTAATTGGCGCCGATGGGTTCGGCTATATCGCCGGTCCGCGTGGCGCACGCAAGATTCCGCACGTCGGCGGTGTGGTGATCGGCGACGACGTTGAGATCGGCGCCGCTGCGTGCATAGATCGCGGGCGCACCGGCAACACCACGATTGGGTCTGGCTGCAAACTCGATAACCTGGTGCACGTGGCGCACAATGTCCAGATTGGCGATGGCACCCTTATTGCCGCTTTGGTGGGTATCGCTGGTAGCGTGCGCGTCGGCCGCGGAGTTGTCTTCGGCGGGCAGTCCGGCGTCGCCGATCAACTCGAGATTGGTGACGGCGCGCGTATCGCGGGCCGCGGCGCTGTAGTGACCAATGTGCCTGGCGGTGAAACCTGGTCGGGATACCCAGCCGGCCGTCACAGCAACCGCATCCGTGAGGCAGTTGCACTCACTTACCTGCCGGATCTGCTCAAACGTGTGCGACGCCTTGAGCGGATTCTGTTCCCGGGTGATGACGGCACACACCGGGGCGACGCACCGTGAGCAGCTGCTCGCACGCGAGTGCATCTGTGCCAAAGGCGACCACGCTGGCGCGTGACTTTCAACTTAGTGGCCGTGGAATCCACACGGGCCAGCCGTGCCGGCTGCAGGTAACAAAAGCGCCTGCCGGCTCGGGCATCGTTTTCTCACGCAACGGGGTGCGGGTACCGGCCACGGCCCTGAATGTGGTGGGTACCGGGCGCTGCACCACTCTGGGGTATAACGGAACGACGGTTGCCACGGTGGAACACCTGCTGTCCGCAATGGTCGCCTGTCGCGTTGATAATGCGCTCATCTGCCTCGACGGTCCCGAGGTGCCAATTATGGATGGCAGCACGCAGCCGTTCTGTAACGCAATACGTCATGCCGGCATCCTCGCGCTGGAAGCACCAGCTCCTGTTCTGCAACTCGATTCCGAAGTCTCGATCCATGCAGGTGACTCCTCGATTACCCTCACTCCCGCACGGGGTCTAAGCCTTGAGGTGAGTACGGAGTTCGATGACTGGGCCGAGGGTGCAGCAACAATACGGCTTGACATGGAACCGGATGCCGCCGATTGGCGAAACCGTGTCGAGCCGGCCAGGACATTCGCATTCCGGCGCGAAGTGGAAGCGCTGCTTGCCGCCGGTTTGGCGAAGGGTGGCACCACGGAAAACGCGCTCGTGATTACTCCGCCGGATGAGTTCTCATCGCCACTTCGTATAGACGCCGAATGGTGTGCGCACAAAGCAGCCGACCTGCTGGGCGATCTGGCGCTGGTTGGGGC is part of the Armatimonadota bacterium genome and harbors:
- the lpxC gene encoding UDP-3-O-[3-hydroxymyristoyl] N-acetylglucosamine deacetylase, with the translated sequence MPKATTLARDFQLSGRGIHTGQPCRLQVTKAPAGSGIVFSRNGVRVPATALNVVGTGRCTTLGYNGTTVATVEHLLSAMVACRVDNALICLDGPEVPIMDGSTQPFCNAIRHAGILALEAPAPVLQLDSEVSIHAGDSSITLTPARGLSLEVSTEFDDWAEGAATIRLDMEPDAADWRNRVEPARTFAFRREVEALLAAGLAKGGTTENALVITPPDEFSSPLRIDAEWCAHKAADLLGDLALVGARIQAHVKAIRPGHTVNCDLARRLLAIRTSGAIGQMEQCV
- the lpxD gene encoding UDP-3-O-(3-hydroxymyristoyl)glucosamine N-acyltransferase — its product is MNEIGANRRNLDWTAQDVAQWLGVPLDGLGSMAISGMADIPVAEPTDLVFADDAAHCELAAERGCGAILTTPQSWAAAQKRPPAGILVSNVRASWVDLLERLEADAPFPAGIHPAAVIDPEAQLADDVSIGAFVTVAAGAVLHDGVRVDDGARVGAGCTIGAGTRIFANAVLYPNVRVGRRCRLHACCVIGADGFGYIAGPRGARKIPHVGGVVIGDDVEIGAAACIDRGRTGNTTIGSGCKLDNLVHVAHNVQIGDGTLIAALVGIAGSVRVGRGVVFGGQSGVADQLEIGDGARIAGRGAVVTNVPGGETWSGYPAGRHSNRIREAVALTYLPDLLKRVRRLERILFPGDDGTHRGDAP